A window of Formosa sp. Hel1_31_208 contains these coding sequences:
- a CDS encoding peptidylprolyl isomerase — MKRISVYICCIFTVFACDFFKPTDDRNPIARVGETFLYEEDIYDLVAEGTDAQDSTQIVSSYINRWATQQLLLDGAELNLPENKQVDFDRLVVQYKNDLYTKAYLDALVKKSIDTLVSETQAKAVYDANQETFKLNEELVKFRYITIPQNAINEAEIKTRFKRFDAEDQRFLDSISVQFKSYSLNDSIWIQASQITEKISVLNSENKKELLKKSNYIQLKDSLDLYLMQIKDVLSQNDLAPLEYVKPTIKQIVINKRKLELIKQLEKDITKDAIKNKQFEIYN, encoded by the coding sequence GTGAAACGTATCTCGGTATACATTTGCTGTATTTTTACGGTATTCGCCTGTGATTTTTTTAAACCAACAGACGATAGAAACCCAATTGCTAGAGTAGGCGAGACGTTTTTATATGAAGAGGATATATATGATCTCGTAGCTGAAGGTACTGATGCACAAGATAGCACACAAATTGTTAGCAGTTATATCAATAGATGGGCAACACAACAATTATTGTTAGATGGCGCAGAACTCAACTTGCCTGAGAATAAACAAGTAGATTTTGACAGATTGGTTGTTCAATATAAAAATGACTTGTACACCAAAGCGTATTTAGACGCTTTGGTTAAAAAAAGTATTGATACCTTAGTAAGTGAAACTCAAGCTAAAGCGGTTTATGATGCTAATCAAGAAACCTTTAAACTAAATGAGGAACTCGTTAAATTTAGGTATATTACCATACCTCAAAATGCGATAAATGAGGCAGAAATTAAAACCCGCTTTAAGCGATTTGATGCAGAAGATCAACGTTTTTTAGATTCTATTTCAGTCCAGTTTAAAAGTTATTCGCTTAACGATTCCATATGGATACAAGCTTCGCAAATTACCGAGAAAATTAGTGTTCTCAATTCTGAAAACAAAAAAGAACTGTTAAAAAAATCTAATTATATACAGCTCAAAGATTCATTAGACCTATATTTGATGCAAATAAAAGACGTGTTATCACAAAATGATTTAGCGCCTTTAGAGTACGTAAAACCTACGATTAAACAAATTGTAATTAACAAAAGAAAGTTAGAGTTAATTAAACAACTTGAAAAAGATATTACCAAAGATGCAATTAAGAACAAACAATTTGAAATTTATAACTAA
- a CDS encoding peptidylprolyl isomerase, with amino-acid sequence MKVSITAILFFMTCFSQAQVKNNDVIFTVDGDPVMASEFIRVYNKNLDLVQDESQKDVDAYLDLFINYQLKVKEARRLGLDKDSKYIKEFNNYKNQLTKNFMADSKVTDALVKEAYERTINDVKASHILIRIDENETDTLVVYNRMLKLRQRVINEGYEAVQKEVHNGQTIFAEDLGYFGGFKMVYPFETVAFETPVGEVSMPFRTRFGYHIVKVFDKRKALGEVTVAHIMVSQNQKDSTTNPENRIKQIYQKIQQGEKFQSLAKQFSDDKSSSSKGGELALFTGGQLSSKVFEDVAFSLENSGDISQPFQSDYGWHIIKLIRKKGLRPFEEMKVELQNKVKRDSRSKLINSALAKQLASKYTAKVNKDTVAYFKTIMSDAYFNQAWKVTEDFNSDGIIMTLGNRSVRNKEFMMQLMKNQRNYFKKNLPLDVVVDKELDIFFETQVLKYHEDNLEFENEDFAFVLKEYRDGLLLFDLMEKEVWNAATKDTLGLESFYKNNKDKYVWQDRADMVIMSSASKTNVEKVKQSFEKGISVEDIMSTMNIKGELNIISTAGIFEQGHPSLPENFKFKEGISQIYNHNDAFHVIIVKSLLPAGFKTLEEARGKVVSDYQNFIEENWVIKLNERYDVKVDPTVLNRVKKQIQNN; translated from the coding sequence ATGAAAGTATCAATTACCGCGATTTTATTCTTTATGACTTGTTTTTCTCAGGCTCAGGTGAAAAACAATGATGTAATATTCACAGTAGATGGAGACCCAGTAATGGCTTCAGAGTTTATCAGAGTATACAATAAAAATTTAGACTTAGTTCAAGATGAAAGCCAAAAAGATGTGGATGCCTATTTAGATCTTTTCATCAATTATCAACTTAAAGTGAAAGAAGCTCGTCGTTTAGGGTTAGATAAAGATTCTAAGTACATAAAAGAATTTAATAATTATAAAAATCAGCTTACAAAGAACTTTATGGCAGATAGTAAGGTTACCGATGCTCTGGTGAAGGAAGCCTATGAACGAACTATTAATGATGTTAAGGCATCGCATATTTTGATTCGTATTGACGAAAATGAAACAGACACATTAGTAGTTTATAATCGCATGCTAAAATTACGTCAACGTGTTATTAATGAAGGATATGAAGCTGTTCAGAAAGAGGTTCATAACGGCCAAACAATTTTTGCCGAAGATTTAGGCTATTTTGGAGGTTTTAAAATGGTGTATCCTTTTGAAACAGTCGCTTTCGAAACTCCGGTAGGAGAGGTGTCTATGCCTTTTAGAACGAGGTTTGGCTATCATATTGTGAAGGTTTTTGATAAACGTAAAGCATTAGGAGAGGTTACTGTTGCTCATATAATGGTGTCTCAAAACCAAAAAGACAGTACAACAAATCCTGAAAACAGAATCAAACAGATTTATCAAAAAATTCAACAAGGCGAAAAATTTCAATCTCTCGCAAAGCAGTTTTCAGATGATAAGAGTTCTTCATCAAAAGGTGGTGAATTGGCACTATTTACTGGAGGTCAATTAAGTTCTAAAGTTTTTGAAGATGTTGCCTTTTCTTTAGAAAATTCAGGAGATATCTCACAACCATTTCAATCGGATTACGGATGGCATATCATAAAACTCATTCGTAAAAAGGGACTTCGTCCTTTTGAAGAAATGAAAGTAGAATTACAAAATAAAGTCAAACGTGATTCACGTTCTAAACTTATTAACTCTGCCTTAGCTAAACAATTGGCATCGAAGTACACCGCGAAAGTTAATAAAGATACTGTTGCCTATTTTAAGACAATAATGAGCGATGCTTATTTTAATCAAGCATGGAAAGTCACTGAAGATTTTAACTCAGATGGAATTATAATGACTTTAGGCAATCGTTCGGTGCGAAACAAAGAGTTCATGATGCAATTAATGAAAAATCAACGTAATTATTTTAAGAAAAATTTACCTCTTGATGTCGTTGTTGATAAGGAATTAGACATCTTTTTTGAAACTCAGGTTTTAAAGTATCATGAAGATAATTTGGAATTCGAAAATGAAGACTTTGCGTTTGTCTTAAAAGAATATAGAGATGGATTATTGCTATTTGATCTTATGGAGAAGGAAGTATGGAATGCTGCAACAAAAGACACACTGGGATTAGAATCTTTCTATAAAAATAATAAAGATAAATACGTTTGGCAAGACAGAGCTGATATGGTAATAATGTCTTCAGCTTCTAAAACGAATGTTGAAAAGGTAAAACAGTCTTTTGAAAAAGGTATTTCCGTAGAGGATATCATGTCGACAATGAACATAAAAGGTGAATTAAATATCATTTCTACAGCCGGAATTTTTGAGCAGGGACATCCCTCACTTCCAGAAAATTTTAAGTTTAAAGAAGGTATCTCACAAATCTATAATCACAATGATGCTTTTCATGTTATCATTGTAAAATCGTTATTGCCTGCGGGTTTCAAAACATTGGAAGAAGCAAGAGGAAAAGTAGTTAGTGACTATCAAAATTTTATTGAAGAAAATTGGGTAATAAAGCTTAATGAGCGATATGATGTTAAGGTTGATCCAACGGTTTTAAACCGTGTTAAGAAACAAATTCAAAACAATTAA
- a CDS encoding SRPBCC family protein: protein MKYTTEIKVDVPLHVFIKKMDNIENLKHWQRGLTSVEHLSGDPGELGAKMKLTYQFGKRKMELIETITKRNFPNEFHANYGSKSVHNIQENYFESTPDDFTKWTSKSEFIPLNLVMRIMLFLMPSAFKKQSLKYMRDFKNFAEHGTSVTNA from the coding sequence ATGAAATATACTACAGAAATAAAGGTAGATGTACCTCTACATGTGTTCATAAAAAAAATGGACAACATTGAAAACTTAAAACATTGGCAACGTGGCTTGACATCGGTTGAGCACCTCTCAGGTGATCCTGGCGAATTAGGTGCTAAAATGAAGCTGACCTATCAGTTTGGCAAACGTAAAATGGAGCTCATAGAAACGATAACAAAACGCAATTTCCCTAATGAATTTCATGCTAATTACGGTTCTAAGAGTGTGCACAATATTCAGGAAAATTATTTTGAAAGCACGCCTGATGATTTTACAAAATGGACTTCAAAAAGTGAATTTATTCCCTTAAATTTGGTAATGAGAATTATGCTGTTTTTAATGCCTAGCGCATTTAAAAAACAATCATTAAAATATATGAGAGATTTTAAAAATTTTGCTGAACATGGAACATCAGTAACAAATGCGTAA
- the guaB gene encoding IMP dehydrogenase — MIAHENKIVGEGLTYDDVLLVPAFSEVLPREVNIQTKFTRNITINIPVVSAAMDTVTESKMAIAMAQEGGIGVLHKNMTIEQQADKVRRVKRAESGMIIDPVTLPLTATVGDANQNMAEHKIGGIPIVDDNGKLVGIVTNRDLRFERDNDRPIVEVMTSDNLITSAKGTSLKDAEKILQQNKIEKLLIVDDQYKLVGLITFRDITKVTQKPNANKDSYGRLRVAAAIGVTGDAVDRASALVKAGVDAVIIDTAHGHTKGVVMVLKAIKKKFPNLEVIVGNIATAEAAKYLVEAGADAVKVGIGPGSICTTRVVAGVGFPQFSAVLEVAAAIKGTGVPVIADGGIRYTGDIPKAIAAGADCVMLGSLLAGTKESPGETIIYEGRKFKSYRGMGSVEAMKQGSKDRYFQDVEDDIKKLVPEGIVGRVPYKGELEESIHQFVGGLRAGMGYCGAKDIDTLKKTGRFVKITASGINESHPHDVTITKEAPNYSR; from the coding sequence ATGATAGCACACGAAAACAAAATTGTTGGAGAAGGTCTCACCTATGACGACGTACTCTTAGTTCCAGCATTTTCCGAAGTACTTCCTAGAGAAGTAAATATTCAAACCAAATTCACACGTAACATAACGATCAATATTCCTGTGGTATCTGCAGCTATGGATACAGTTACCGAGAGTAAAATGGCTATTGCTATGGCTCAAGAAGGTGGTATTGGTGTACTTCATAAAAACATGACCATTGAACAACAGGCTGATAAAGTCAGACGTGTGAAACGTGCCGAAAGTGGAATGATTATAGATCCAGTCACCTTGCCTTTAACCGCAACTGTGGGTGATGCCAATCAGAATATGGCTGAGCATAAAATTGGTGGGATTCCAATTGTTGATGACAATGGTAAATTAGTTGGTATCGTTACTAATCGCGATTTACGTTTTGAACGCGATAATGATCGACCAATAGTAGAAGTTATGACCTCTGATAATTTGATTACTTCGGCTAAAGGCACATCGTTAAAAGATGCTGAGAAAATATTACAACAAAATAAAATCGAAAAACTTCTTATTGTTGATGACCAATATAAGTTAGTTGGACTTATTACATTTAGAGATATTACTAAAGTTACCCAAAAACCAAATGCTAATAAAGATTCCTATGGAAGGTTGCGCGTTGCTGCTGCTATAGGTGTTACTGGTGATGCGGTTGATAGAGCTTCTGCACTAGTTAAAGCCGGTGTTGATGCCGTAATTATTGATACAGCCCACGGACATACAAAAGGTGTGGTTATGGTATTAAAAGCAATCAAAAAGAAATTTCCAAACTTAGAAGTGATTGTTGGTAATATTGCTACTGCAGAAGCAGCCAAATATCTTGTCGAAGCCGGAGCTGATGCAGTGAAGGTTGGTATAGGTCCGGGTTCAATTTGCACAACTAGAGTAGTCGCGGGTGTCGGATTTCCGCAGTTTTCAGCGGTATTAGAAGTAGCTGCAGCGATAAAGGGTACTGGTGTTCCCGTAATTGCCGATGGTGGGATACGTTACACAGGAGATATCCCTAAAGCCATTGCAGCTGGTGCGGATTGCGTAATGTTAGGATCTTTATTGGCTGGAACAAAGGAGAGTCCGGGAGAAACAATTATTTACGAAGGTCGTAAGTTCAAGTCTTATCGTGGCATGGGTTCAGTTGAAGCTATGAAGCAAGGAAGTAAAGATCGTTATTTTCAGGATGTCGAAGATGATATTAAGAAATTAGTGCCTGAGGGCATTGTTGGTCGTGTTCCCTACAAAGGTGAATTAGAGGAAAGTATTCATCAGTTTGTTGGTGGTCTGCGAGCTGGAATGGGCTATTGCGGTGCAAAAGATATTGATACTTTAAAAAAGACTGGTCGTTTTGTGAAAATCACGGCGTCAGGAATTAATGAAAGTCACCCACATGATGTAACCATTACTAAGGAGGCGCCTAATTATTCGAGATAG
- a CDS encoding ferritin, producing the protein MNTTIEQLLNNQIKYEAQASLQYLAMASWADAEGYNGVADFFYSQSDEERVHMAKLIKFVNERGGNVIIPALDKPKPTYKGLNELFEKFLTSEMFVTEQINHVIYECLQNKDYNVHNFMQWYVTEQLEEEAMARTLLDKLNIIGNDKSGHYLFDRDINTIAAAHENE; encoded by the coding sequence ATGAATACAACCATAGAACAGTTATTAAATAATCAAATAAAATACGAAGCCCAGGCATCTTTGCAATATTTGGCAATGGCTTCTTGGGCAGATGCTGAGGGTTATAACGGTGTTGCTGACTTTTTTTACAGTCAATCTGATGAAGAACGAGTTCACATGGCTAAACTTATCAAATTTGTTAATGAACGTGGAGGGAATGTCATCATTCCAGCATTAGATAAACCAAAGCCAACTTACAAAGGACTTAATGAGCTTTTCGAAAAGTTTTTGACTAGTGAAATGTTTGTAACTGAGCAAATCAATCATGTGATATATGAGTGTTTGCAAAATAAGGATTACAACGTACATAATTTTATGCAGTGGTACGTCACTGAGCAACTAGAAGAGGAAGCTATGGCTAGGACGTTACTTGATAAACTCAATATTATAGGTAATGATAAATCTGGTCATTACTTGTTTGATCGCGATATAAATACCATTGCAGCGGCTCATGAAAATGAGTAA
- a CDS encoding TonB-dependent receptor domain-containing protein produces the protein MKYKIVLLFLLSIGVSFAQNSPNTQAKDSIQKLDEVLLKTNVIFGNKYQAKNRTGSSYYISPKELAKFNYTDINRALRTVPGVNIYEEDGFGLRPNISLRGTSPERSAKISIMEDGVLIAPAPYSAPAAYYFPSVARMEAVEILKGSSQVQYGPFTTGGAINLVSSQIPNSFTGRVKASTGSFNSNQFHAKIGDSKANIGYSIEYLNFNSDGFKNLPDGGNTGFDKNDLVAKFRVNTNANAKVQQALDVKFQYSDEISNETYLGLTQADFNSNPFDRYASSQEDTMTNDHIQFMLSHQLDISKTLRITTTGYYNGFSRNWYKLDDVVFNGTKASIASIVGDPETFSDYMAIVNGSANSDADALLVKANNRVYVSKGVQTKLDYHWSGEQVFHDLEVGLRYHYDEEDRIQWEDGYSMTDGDMILTTDAPLGSDANRISSANAFAAYVLYKLKYKNLTLTPGLRYENIVLNRENFGTNDPNRTGSNLTTRENQVDVFIPGIGFNYKFDNDLSVYGGIHKGFSPPSNQLGQKPEESVNYELGTRFSMKEISGEVVAFYNDYSNLLGSDLAATGGTGSLEQFNAGEVSVRGLELLLNYDLLAKNSKFALPITFGYTFTDTEFLNSFGSSDDLWGEVTKGDELPYIAKHQFNTTISLEHASFEIHLNGRYNGAFRTTAGTEAITDSNGVTSNFIFDFSGKYHLTKYLSLTGNIINLLDETYAVSRVPAGLRPGHPFGAYAGLELRF, from the coding sequence ATGAAATATAAAATCGTATTATTATTCTTACTTTCTATTGGTGTGTCATTTGCACAAAATTCACCGAATACCCAAGCTAAAGATTCCATTCAAAAGCTTGATGAAGTCCTATTAAAAACCAATGTGATTTTCGGTAATAAATACCAAGCTAAAAACAGAACAGGTTCATCATATTACATCTCTCCAAAAGAGCTAGCAAAATTTAATTATACTGATATTAATAGAGCTTTAAGAACCGTACCTGGTGTAAATATTTACGAAGAAGATGGCTTTGGATTAAGACCTAACATTAGTTTAAGAGGTACCTCTCCTGAAAGAAGCGCTAAAATATCCATCATGGAAGATGGGGTGCTTATTGCTCCTGCACCATATAGTGCTCCCGCAGCCTATTATTTCCCATCGGTAGCAAGAATGGAAGCCGTTGAAATTCTAAAAGGTAGTAGTCAAGTACAGTATGGTCCGTTTACAACAGGTGGTGCAATCAATTTAGTGTCTAGCCAAATCCCAAATTCTTTTACAGGACGGGTAAAAGCTAGTACTGGTAGTTTTAATTCTAATCAGTTTCATGCAAAAATTGGCGATAGCAAAGCTAATATTGGCTATAGTATTGAATATCTAAATTTTAATTCGGATGGATTCAAAAATTTACCTGATGGCGGTAATACCGGTTTTGATAAAAATGATCTGGTAGCAAAATTCCGTGTCAATACGAATGCTAATGCGAAAGTACAGCAGGCATTAGATGTAAAATTTCAATATTCGGATGAAATCTCAAACGAAACTTATCTAGGTTTAACGCAAGCCGATTTCAATTCAAACCCCTTTGATCGTTATGCCAGTTCACAAGAGGACACCATGACCAACGATCATATTCAGTTTATGCTCTCACATCAATTAGATATAAGCAAGACACTCAGAATTACGACCACTGGTTACTATAATGGGTTTTCCAGAAATTGGTATAAGCTAGATGATGTAGTATTTAACGGTACAAAAGCAAGTATTGCCTCTATTGTTGGAGATCCTGAAACATTTTCCGATTACATGGCTATTGTCAACGGAAGCGCTAATTCTGATGCTGATGCTCTTTTAGTTAAAGCCAATAATAGGGTTTACGTATCAAAAGGGGTTCAGACAAAACTTGATTACCATTGGTCTGGAGAGCAGGTATTTCATGATCTCGAAGTAGGACTTCGCTATCACTATGACGAAGAAGATCGTATCCAATGGGAAGATGGATACAGCATGACAGATGGTGATATGATTTTAACCACAGACGCACCACTTGGAAGTGATGCGAACAGGATTAGTAGTGCCAATGCTTTTGCAGCTTATGTGCTTTACAAACTGAAATATAAGAACCTGACTTTAACTCCTGGTTTGAGATATGAGAACATTGTTTTAAATCGTGAAAACTTTGGTACCAATGATCCTAACAGAACGGGTAGCAATTTAACTACAAGAGAAAACCAAGTTGATGTATTTATACCAGGTATTGGATTTAACTATAAATTTGATAATGATTTATCTGTTTATGGTGGTATACATAAGGGCTTTTCTCCTCCTAGTAATCAATTAGGTCAAAAACCAGAAGAAAGTGTCAACTACGAATTAGGGACCCGCTTTAGTATGAAAGAAATTAGCGGAGAAGTCGTTGCTTTTTATAACGATTATAGCAACCTCTTAGGTAGTGATCTTGCAGCAACGGGTGGTACTGGCTCCCTAGAACAATTTAATGCAGGCGAAGTTAGTGTTCGCGGTTTAGAATTACTATTAAATTATGATCTCTTAGCTAAAAACTCAAAATTCGCATTACCGATTACTTTTGGCTATACTTTTACAGATACCGAATTCCTAAATAGTTTTGGCAGCTCAGATGATCTTTGGGGAGAAGTAACTAAAGGTGATGAACTGCCATATATTGCAAAACATCAGTTCAATACTACCATTTCACTCGAACACGCATCATTTGAAATACATCTCAATGGTCGTTATAATGGTGCTTTCAGAACAACGGCGGGCACTGAAGCAATAACAGATAGCAATGGCGTAACCTCCAACTTCATATTTGATTTCTCAGGTAAATATCACCTCACAAAGTATTTAAGTCTCACCGGGAATATCATCAATCTCTTAGATGAAACTTATGCGGTTTCAAGGGTTCCAGCTGGATTACGTCCCGGACATCCGTTTGGTGCCTATGCTGGTTTAGAATTGCGATTTTAG
- a CDS encoding hydroxymethylglutaryl-CoA lyase, which translates to MNKALKIIECPRDAMQGIKEFIPTDRKVQYIQSLLRVGFDTIDFGSFVSPKAIPQMIDTSEVLAQLDLSSTKSKLLAIIANTRGANDACQHAEISYLGYPFSISENFQMRNTHKTIAQSVVTLSEILELANKHSKEVVVYISMGFGNPYGDPWNVAIVGEWTERLSNMGVKILSLSDTIGSSNPESIDYLFSNLIPKYPEIEFGAHLHTTPTTWFEKVDAAYKAGCMRFDGAIQGFGGCPMAKDELTGNMPTEKLLSYFTSKKNNNLNAMSFESAYNEATKIFTTYH; encoded by the coding sequence ATGAATAAAGCACTCAAAATAATTGAATGTCCGCGTGATGCTATGCAAGGCATCAAAGAATTTATTCCTACCGATAGGAAAGTGCAATACATTCAATCCTTACTAAGGGTTGGATTTGACACGATTGATTTTGGGAGCTTTGTATCGCCTAAAGCGATTCCTCAAATGATTGATACGTCTGAAGTCTTGGCACAATTGGATTTGAGTTCTACCAAAAGTAAGTTGCTTGCAATTATAGCTAATACAAGAGGAGCGAATGATGCATGCCAACACGCTGAAATTAGTTACTTAGGGTATCCGTTTTCCATCTCCGAAAATTTTCAAATGCGTAATACGCATAAAACGATTGCGCAATCCGTAGTGACACTTTCTGAAATTTTAGAACTCGCCAATAAACATAGCAAAGAGGTGGTGGTTTATATTTCCATGGGGTTTGGAAACCCTTATGGGGATCCTTGGAATGTGGCTATTGTAGGAGAGTGGACGGAGCGATTGAGTAACATGGGTGTAAAAATTTTATCTCTAAGCGATACTATAGGTAGTTCAAATCCCGAAAGTATTGATTATTTATTCTCTAACTTAATTCCGAAGTATCCAGAAATTGAATTTGGCGCTCATTTACATACTACACCTACAACGTGGTTTGAAAAAGTAGATGCCGCGTATAAAGCTGGATGTATGCGTTTTGATGGTGCTATTCAAGGATTTGGCGGCTGTCCGATGGCCAAAGACGAACTCACGGGTAATATGCCTACTGAGAAGCTATTATCCTATTTCACATCAAAAAAGAATAATAATCTTAATGCTATGAGTTTTGAGAGTGCCTATAATGAAGCGACAAAAATCTTTACGACTTATCATTAA
- a CDS encoding LysE family translocator, which yields MNYELLISFVIATSVLAISPGPDNIYVLMQSIVNGKKYGLATVAGLISGCLIHTTLVAFGVSAIIKENDTVFFVIKLFGALYLLFLAYKVYRSNAALDLDSDQIPKKSVAQLFKQGFIMNVLNPKVSIFFLAFFPSFLFSPTLDTVFQFYILGLLFMFVSALIFSAIAILAGHISDYTKQHSHIGYYFKWIQIVVFVGIAIFIFTAEK from the coding sequence CTGAATTACGAACTACTCATATCATTTGTTATTGCGACTTCAGTATTAGCAATTTCGCCTGGTCCTGATAATATCTATGTGCTCATGCAGAGCATTGTCAATGGAAAGAAGTATGGTCTTGCAACGGTAGCTGGATTAATTTCTGGATGTTTAATTCATACGACTTTAGTGGCTTTCGGTGTGTCGGCAATTATTAAGGAAAATGATACCGTTTTTTTTGTGATTAAATTATTTGGAGCGCTCTATTTGTTGTTTTTAGCTTACAAAGTCTATCGCTCTAATGCTGCATTAGATTTGGATTCAGACCAAATCCCGAAGAAAAGCGTTGCACAGCTTTTTAAGCAAGGCTTTATTATGAATGTTCTTAATCCTAAAGTATCAATTTTCTTTTTGGCATTTTTTCCATCCTTTTTGTTCAGTCCCACACTTGATACTGTTTTTCAGTTTTACATTTTAGGTCTGCTTTTTATGTTTGTTTCTGCGTTAATATTTTCTGCAATTGCAATCTTAGCTGGACATATTTCAGATTACACAAAACAGCATAGTCATATTGGATATTATTTTAAATGGATACAGATTGTTGTGTTCGTAGGAATTGCCATTTTTATTTTCACTGCTGAAAAATAG
- a CDS encoding zinc-dependent metalloprotease, which yields MKQITRIKQLCLFLAFSCGILTLSAQQEAECGTIATPESERYLQELLPQIQEYEQEFYQLQSQRNTSSAISSVPIKAHIIRTDSGTGGLTESELNQALSIMNSYYANAYLEFFLCEGINYIDSSEYYDYTIDEQAALTGTHNVNNVINIYFTDAVTSSSGNAVCGYAYFPGGPEVILMNNSCAINGSTLSHEVGHFFGLSHTHGNSNSSLTNELVDGSNCDSAGDFVCDTPADPQLSGSNVSSSCIYVGTVFDANGDLFVPNPFNIMSYSRKQCRTEFSAGQYARIYGVYQASRAVMACPTFNVDIASAFTRDCSNTLDVSFTDNSVGATSWEWDVDGDDVIDYTTQNPTHTYTGSGVYDVALTISDGSNSLTKVYSEYIEVGVEDISTNEIVLTLVMDDYPSETSWVLTDGSGNAVYTSPQYVEGVDDFQTITENFTVSTNECYTFEILDSFGDGICCAEGLGSYTLTTFEGAEIATGGNYGLGEVIYMANDVLGVDDYFTNNPISVYPNPTKNTLNIKLSNQSNLPDSFTIYNVLGQVIAEKTITSAEDLLISAERFSDGVYYIKISKGTSSNTIPFIKN from the coding sequence ATGAAACAAATTACACGAATTAAACAACTATGCCTATTTTTAGCATTTAGCTGCGGGATTTTAACACTTTCTGCACAACAAGAAGCAGAATGTGGGACCATAGCAACGCCGGAATCAGAGCGCTATTTGCAAGAGCTTTTACCTCAAATTCAGGAATACGAGCAAGAATTTTACCAATTACAATCTCAAAGAAATACATCAAGTGCTATTAGCTCTGTCCCAATTAAAGCACACATTATTAGAACGGATAGCGGTACAGGTGGCCTAACGGAAAGTGAACTGAACCAGGCTCTATCTATTATGAATAGTTATTATGCCAATGCCTACCTTGAATTCTTTTTGTGTGAGGGAATTAATTATATTGATAGTTCTGAATACTATGACTACACTATTGATGAGCAAGCTGCTCTTACTGGCACTCACAATGTGAATAATGTAATTAATATTTATTTCACCGATGCTGTAACGAGTTCTAGTGGAAATGCCGTTTGCGGTTATGCTTATTTTCCTGGTGGACCAGAAGTTATCTTAATGAATAATTCTTGTGCCATAAACGGTAGTACCTTGTCGCATGAAGTAGGACATTTCTTTGGTTTATCGCACACACATGGCAATAGCAACTCTTCATTAACGAATGAATTAGTAGATGGGTCTAATTGCGATTCAGCTGGTGACTTTGTCTGTGACACACCAGCAGATCCTCAGTTAAGTGGAAGTAATGTTTCTTCCTCTTGTATATATGTAGGTACTGTCTTTGATGCTAATGGTGATTTATTTGTTCCTAATCCGTTTAACATCATGTCGTATTCAAGAAAACAATGTCGAACAGAATTTTCAGCTGGACAATATGCTAGAATTTACGGAGTTTATCAAGCATCAAGAGCTGTAATGGCTTGCCCAACTTTTAATGTAGATATTGCATCTGCCTTTACAAGAGATTGTAGCAACACCCTAGATGTAAGTTTTACAGACAATAGTGTTGGTGCTACCTCATGGGAATGGGATGTTGATGGTGATGATGTTATCGATTACACAACACAAAACCCCACTCACACCTATACAGGTTCGGGAGTATATGATGTGGCATTGACCATTTCTGATGGCTCAAACTCATTAACAAAAGTTTATTCAGAGTATATAGAAGTTGGTGTTGAAGATATCTCAACTAATGAAATTGTATTGACTTTAGTTATGGATGACTATCCGAGTGAAACATCTTGGGTATTGACTGATGGTAGTGGAAATGCAGTATATACAAGTCCGCAATATGTAGAAGGTGTAGATGATTTTCAAACGATTACTGAAAATTTCACAGTCTCAACAAACGAATGCTATACCTTTGAGATTTTAGATAGTTTTGGCGATGGCATCTGCTGCGCTGAAGGATTAGGATCATATACATTAACAACATTTGAAGGCGCTGAAATTGCTACTGGAGGTAATTATGGATTAGGAGAAGTTATTTACATGGCTAATGACGTATTAGGTGTTGATGATTATTTTACTAACAACCCTATTTCGGTTTATCCAAATCCAACAAAAAACACATTGAATATTAAGTTATCAAACCAAAGTAATCTTCCAGATTCCTTTACGATTTACAATGTTCTAGGCCAAGTTATTGCAGAGAAGACAATTACTAGCGCTGAAGATTTGCTTATTTCAGCAGAACGCTTTAGCGATGGTGTTTATTATATCAAAATCTCAAAAGGAACGAGCTCTAATACGATTCCATTTATTAAAAATTAA